In Pedobacter sp. WC2423, the following are encoded in one genomic region:
- a CDS encoding GAF domain-containing protein: MQAITIDFNKYVCGDEVNGMKADIRLSLKPFITFLTEKIKVEKTAKINFYNYLLGEFSAFPELKDPIPAANVTKYNHLYELIYTALSPIINEEKEQLWALSKPVCPCFHYGTNAFYKVLMDDKKEGLNTDLALPSQQEMQKTMLTTLYNLVLQKFYNFSLGTDQHVIKSIIDHDTQLLKYYKLNVDTRFVEVTSIKPLPELTLQNVKEYMQDETNSLDTLMTLLPSEMFRVEGVSIVSLVDITAEYALESIKNAIISHNQCQIGWSTSSISTALKSLVGSDQISFGLLPYLKLNDKVLPYFHEGFQSVIIQQAKVNGISELEYSKLVEDFVANPRRLIFPEVNIEEYSTFPMLTLVADAGIKSYAIFPLYYNAKLIGCLELYTKDSTAFNGNTLSRIESAFPLLAQLYQNIIVDFNNEITAIVTDKFTALQSAVKWRFNEVAYHYMQSGKWKKNLPIESVYFKDVHPFYGAIDIRNSSIERNLMIRKDLFAHFEILESALRNLKAIIPEIVEDDFPRQHSSWDHKGFDEISDREIMKTDDYLQHQLPPYLNVLKEIYPGAEGIINEYFELTRQGGKIFENRDNYEQSMQAINHAVNKHLDQFNAELQEEHPCYFEKFRTDGVEFDIYLGHSIAPDREFGDELVADFRLRQLKAIAEITRLTHELKPTLPIPLETTQLIFVYEKIIDISFRIDEQRFDVEGSYNIRYQMVKKRIDKAHVKESSERLTQPGKIAIVYFNGSEADEYMLYIHKLQQQGLLTDQVEYLEVEELQGVEGLKALRVTVAV, from the coding sequence ATGCAGGCAATAACGATTGACTTTAACAAGTACGTGTGCGGAGATGAAGTAAATGGGATGAAAGCTGATATCCGGCTTTCCTTGAAACCATTTATCACTTTTCTGACGGAAAAGATTAAGGTAGAAAAGACAGCCAAAATAAATTTCTATAACTATCTGCTGGGGGAATTTTCTGCTTTTCCAGAATTGAAGGATCCAATTCCTGCTGCCAATGTGACTAAATACAATCACTTGTATGAATTGATTTATACTGCGCTGTCGCCGATTATCAATGAAGAAAAAGAACAGCTTTGGGCTTTAAGTAAACCGGTTTGCCCTTGTTTTCACTACGGTACAAATGCTTTTTATAAAGTGCTGATGGATGATAAAAAGGAAGGTTTGAATACAGATCTGGCTTTACCATCTCAACAGGAAATGCAAAAGACGATGCTGACCACGCTGTACAACCTGGTGTTGCAAAAGTTTTACAACTTTAGCCTGGGAACAGATCAGCATGTGATCAAATCAATCATTGACCACGATACGCAATTATTAAAATATTATAAATTAAATGTAGATACCCGTTTTGTAGAAGTGACCAGTATTAAACCTTTACCGGAACTAACGCTTCAAAATGTAAAGGAGTATATGCAGGATGAAACTAACAGCCTGGATACCTTAATGACGCTGCTGCCTTCAGAAATGTTCCGTGTGGAAGGGGTTTCTATTGTAAGCTTAGTAGATATTACCGCAGAATATGCTTTAGAGTCTATTAAAAATGCTATTATATCACATAACCAATGTCAGATAGGATGGAGTACTTCCTCAATTTCGACGGCATTGAAGTCTTTAGTGGGCAGTGATCAGATCTCCTTCGGATTATTGCCTTATCTGAAGTTGAACGATAAGGTCTTACCTTACTTTCACGAAGGTTTTCAAAGTGTAATTATTCAGCAGGCAAAAGTAAATGGGATCAGTGAACTGGAATATTCTAAACTCGTAGAAGACTTTGTGGCCAACCCGCGCAGACTGATCTTTCCTGAGGTTAATATAGAAGAGTATTCCACTTTTCCAATGCTGACGCTGGTTGCGGATGCTGGAATTAAGTCTTATGCTATTTTTCCATTGTATTACAATGCTAAACTTATAGGCTGTCTGGAACTTTATACGAAAGACAGCACTGCTTTCAATGGCAATACTTTGTCCAGAATTGAGAGTGCGTTTCCTTTACTTGCCCAGCTTTACCAGAATATCATTGTTGATTTTAACAACGAGATCACGGCCATTGTAACCGATAAATTTACAGCCCTTCAATCTGCTGTGAAATGGCGTTTCAACGAGGTTGCTTACCATTATATGCAATCTGGAAAGTGGAAGAAAAACCTCCCTATTGAATCCGTTTATTTTAAGGATGTTCATCCTTTTTATGGGGCAATTGATATCAGGAATTCTAGTATTGAACGAAACCTGATGATCAGGAAAGATTTATTTGCACATTTTGAGATCCTGGAAAGTGCATTGAGAAACCTGAAAGCTATTATCCCGGAAATTGTAGAGGATGATTTTCCAAGACAGCACTCTTCCTGGGACCATAAAGGTTTTGATGAAATCTCTGACCGGGAAATCATGAAAACTGATGATTATTTACAACATCAGCTTCCTCCGTATCTGAATGTGCTTAAAGAAATTTATCCTGGAGCTGAAGGGATTATTAATGAATATTTTGAGCTGACACGCCAGGGAGGAAAGATCTTTGAAAACAGGGATAATTATGAGCAAAGTATGCAGGCGATCAACCATGCAGTGAATAAACATCTGGATCAGTTCAACGCGGAATTACAAGAGGAACATCCTTGTTATTTTGAGAAATTCAGAACTGATGGGGTTGAGTTTGATATTTACCTGGGGCATTCGATTGCTCCTGACAGAGAATTTGGCGATGAGCTGGTAGCTGATTTCCGGTTGAGACAACTGAAAGCTATTGCGGAGATTACCAGGCTCACACATGAGCTGAAACCAACCTTGCCAATTCCTTTGGAAACGACACAGCTAATCTTTGTTTATGAGAAGATTATTGACATTAGTTTCCGTATTGATGAGCAAAGATTTGATGTGGAGGGAAGTTACAATATCCGGTATCAGATGGTGAAGAAAAGGATTGATAAAGCACATGTCAAAGAAAGCTCAGAGCGTTTGACGCAGCCGGGTAAAATAGCAATTGTCTATTTTAATGGTTCAGAGGCAGATGAATATATGCTTTATATCCATAAATTACAGCAACAGGGCTTACTGACCGATCAGGTGGAGTACCTGGAGGTCGAAGAATTACAGGGGGTGGAAGGACTTAAAGCATTGCGCGTAACAGTTGCAGTTTAA
- a CDS encoding FkbM family methyltransferase, with product MATQFIKRMLGIHHQSNVQPLKNLSYFGSPRHGYMVPDHFLGSHSICYCVGAGEDISFDTELKITFDARVYIFDPSPYGINHFNEVKDYVNHGTPLTLDKTLAPYVYKISSKQFSEIEFIPVGLWDEKKTLKFYDPERENYSSHSAILFTESKNFIEAPVDRLSNLMKALHHEHIDLLKIEIEGAEYKVIDTIIEDKLNVKAILVEFDEIYNTKDKSFHFRIKRSCDKLRKAGYVLAHSTVAMKRLFIRKDIYDQLKKSEINA from the coding sequence ATGGCAACTCAATTTATCAAAAGAATGCTTGGCATTCATCATCAATCGAACGTACAACCATTGAAAAACTTAAGCTACTTCGGCTCTCCAAGACATGGATATATGGTCCCTGATCACTTTTTAGGATCACATTCCATCTGTTACTGTGTGGGTGCCGGCGAAGACATCTCTTTCGATACAGAGCTTAAAATAACTTTCGACGCCAGGGTTTACATTTTTGATCCCTCCCCTTATGGTATTAACCATTTTAATGAAGTTAAAGATTATGTGAATCATGGAACACCCCTTACACTGGATAAAACCCTTGCTCCTTACGTTTATAAGATCAGCAGTAAACAATTTTCCGAAATAGAATTTATTCCGGTTGGTCTTTGGGACGAGAAAAAAACATTGAAATTCTATGATCCTGAAAGAGAGAACTATTCCTCTCATTCCGCCATTTTATTTACGGAATCAAAGAATTTTATTGAGGCACCTGTTGATCGTTTAAGTAATCTCATGAAAGCGCTGCATCATGAGCACATAGACCTGCTCAAAATAGAGATAGAAGGTGCTGAGTATAAAGTGATTGACACAATTATTGAAGATAAGCTAAATGTTAAAGCTATTTTGGTGGAATTCGACGAAATTTACAACACAAAGGATAAATCATTCCATTTCAGAATCAAAAGAAGCTGTGATAAATTAAGGAAAGCCGGTTATGTACTGGCACATTCCACGGTTGCAATGAAACGCCTGTTTATCAGGAAAGACATATATGATCAGTTAAAAAAATCAGAAATTAATGCATAA
- a CDS encoding TetR/AcrR family transcriptional regulator, with amino-acid sequence MDKDEIVISEILIAAKSLFGKFGLKKTTIEDISAAAGKGKSTLYYYFPGKNEIFAAVVKDEMKAVIKNLRETVNGVLSAKDKLKAFLNFQSTAILEFRSLYQVIFVDMIESRRMLLPLRLKYEQMQLGMISEIILGGTQSGEFKDLSAESIHKMSFVLIVAFRGLHFPLSINPSAVQSHEYFDELVDMLIEGIGN; translated from the coding sequence ATGGATAAAGATGAAATCGTAATTAGTGAGATCTTAATTGCTGCCAAATCTTTGTTTGGGAAGTTCGGATTAAAAAAGACCACTATAGAAGATATCTCTGCGGCAGCCGGAAAAGGGAAAAGTACGCTTTATTATTATTTCCCCGGTAAAAATGAAATCTTCGCTGCCGTGGTTAAAGATGAGATGAAAGCAGTGATTAAGAATTTGCGCGAAACAGTAAACGGGGTACTTTCTGCGAAAGATAAACTGAAGGCTTTTCTGAATTTTCAAAGTACAGCTATCCTGGAATTCCGCAGTCTTTATCAAGTGATTTTTGTAGATATGATTGAATCCAGGAGGATGTTGCTGCCCCTTCGTTTAAAATATGAACAGATGCAGCTGGGTATGATCAGTGAAATTATTTTGGGAGGGACACAGAGTGGTGAATTCAAAGATCTTTCTGCTGAAAGTATTCATAAGATGTCTTTTGTACTGATTGTTGCTTTCAGAGGCCTGCACTTTCCGCTTTCCATTAATCCTTCAGCAGTACAATCCCATGAATATTTTGATGAGCTGGTAGATATGCTCATTGAAGGTATTGGGAATTAA
- a CDS encoding SdiA-regulated domain-containing protein, whose protein sequence is MKAFLKKLSYLLPLLILIGFYACKPAKQSYSSPKGYDFNHPEKFIMPESLHEISGIAFYKGKSDTVYSIQDEEGRLYRQAWGNKKQQHAIFGKKGDYEDLTILNETVIILRSDGTLFTFPFTAAIQPKVKKIKEWNDILPDGEYESIYADQQTNQVYLLCKNCKGDKKNQTMSGSIFTYNPAKNELIASGNFSMDLSGLVTSGQILKTGLKASALTKDPHSGDWYILSSVNKLLIVASPDWKVKSVHRLNSAIFAQPEGIAFDNQMNLYISNEGDELSSGNILKFKRKP, encoded by the coding sequence ATGAAAGCATTTCTTAAAAAGCTGAGTTACCTTTTGCCACTACTGATTTTGATCGGTTTTTATGCCTGTAAGCCTGCAAAACAATCTTATTCAAGCCCTAAAGGATATGATTTCAATCATCCTGAGAAATTTATCATGCCTGAAAGTTTGCACGAAATCTCTGGAATTGCTTTTTACAAAGGCAAAAGTGATACTGTCTATTCTATACAGGATGAGGAAGGCCGCCTTTACAGACAAGCCTGGGGAAATAAAAAACAACAGCATGCAATTTTTGGTAAAAAGGGAGATTATGAAGATCTGACAATTTTAAATGAGACAGTCATTATCTTAAGAAGTGATGGCACACTTTTCACTTTTCCTTTTACAGCGGCTATTCAGCCGAAAGTGAAAAAAATTAAAGAATGGAACGATATCCTTCCGGATGGTGAATACGAGAGTATCTATGCCGACCAGCAAACCAACCAGGTTTACCTGCTGTGTAAAAACTGTAAAGGAGATAAAAAAAACCAGACGATGTCTGGTTCTATTTTTACTTATAATCCGGCGAAAAATGAATTGATTGCTTCTGGCAATTTCTCTATGGACCTTAGCGGGCTGGTAACTTCCGGACAGATTCTGAAAACTGGTTTGAAAGCTTCCGCATTAACAAAAGATCCGCATTCAGGAGATTGGTATATTCTTTCTTCGGTGAATAAGCTGCTGATTGTAGCCAGTCCGGACTGGAAAGTTAAAAGCGTACACCGGTTAAATTCTGCTATTTTTGCTCAGCCCGAAGGAATAGCTTTTGATAACCAGATGAACTTGTACATTTCTAATGAAGGTGATGAACTGAGTTCTGGAAATATTTTAAAGTTTAAGCGTAAACCCTGA
- a CDS encoding Pycsar system effector family protein: MNYLDILDQVRAHVSNLFHINKDERLTYHNLLHTEQVVKAVVKIANHYQLSDHDFFVVSVAAWFHDIGYLINCEKHEERGAALAKEFLESKGAEPELTGLVTNCILATKMPQHPVGLLEEIVCDADLFHLGSEDFKERNKLIRKEAIAFIGRAIDKEEWRAKTIVLFEMHHYHTDYCQDLLAAKKESNLNELKEKVFKDKHGKAKEEALHDAAPVSSEKHTEVVAEKKNKDKKEKSDRPDKGIETMFRISSGNHQRLSDMADNKAHIMISTNSIILSVTLSVLLRKLEDNPHLIIPTLILLIICVVTMVFSILATRPTVPPGTFTPQDIEEKKVNLLFFGNFYRMALPDYVNGMQKMMEDRDFLYGSLIRDLYSQGVVLGRKYRLLRIAYNVFMFGIIASVLAFVIASAIVAL; encoded by the coding sequence ATGAATTACCTGGATATACTAGATCAGGTCAGAGCGCATGTCTCAAACTTGTTTCACATTAATAAAGACGAGAGATTAACTTACCATAACTTGCTGCATACTGAGCAGGTGGTTAAAGCTGTAGTTAAAATAGCCAATCATTATCAATTGTCAGATCATGATTTTTTTGTAGTCAGCGTAGCCGCGTGGTTTCACGATATTGGTTACCTGATCAACTGTGAAAAGCATGAAGAGCGCGGGGCAGCACTGGCTAAGGAATTTCTGGAATCAAAGGGCGCGGAACCAGAATTAACGGGTTTGGTGACCAATTGTATTCTGGCTACAAAAATGCCTCAGCATCCGGTTGGATTGTTAGAAGAGATTGTGTGTGATGCCGATCTTTTTCACCTGGGCAGTGAAGATTTTAAGGAACGAAATAAACTGATCCGTAAAGAAGCAATTGCCTTTATAGGAAGAGCTATCGATAAAGAAGAATGGCGTGCAAAAACCATTGTCCTTTTCGAAATGCACCATTACCATACCGATTATTGCCAGGATTTACTGGCCGCAAAAAAAGAATCAAACCTGAACGAATTGAAAGAAAAAGTGTTTAAAGACAAACATGGAAAAGCCAAAGAAGAGGCTCTTCATGATGCTGCTCCGGTTAGCTCAGAAAAACATACGGAAGTAGTAGCGGAGAAAAAAAATAAAGATAAAAAGGAGAAAAGTGACCGTCCTGATAAAGGGATAGAAACCATGTTCCGGATTTCTTCTGGTAACCATCAGCGTTTAAGTGATATGGCAGATAATAAAGCGCATATCATGATCTCCACCAATTCTATCATTTTGTCAGTTACTTTAAGTGTACTGCTGCGTAAACTGGAAGATAATCCTCATTTGATCATTCCGACATTGATCTTGTTGATTATTTGTGTGGTAACCATGGTCTTCTCGATCCTGGCAACCAGGCCTACTGTACCCCCGGGAACTTTTACTCCACAGGATATCGAAGAAAAAAAGGTGAACTTATTGTTCTTTGGTAATTTTTACCGGATGGCACTGCCTGATTATGTGAACGGAATGCAGAAAATGATGGAAGACAGAGATTTCCTTTATGGTAGTTTAATCCGTGATTTATATTCTCAGGGTGTAGTTTTAGGTCGTAAATACCGTTTGCTGAGGATTGCCTATAATGTGTTTATGTTCGGTATCATTGCTTCGGTTCTTGCCTTTGTTATTGCCAGTGCGATAGTCGCTTTATAA
- the ppk1 gene encoding polyphosphate kinase 1 produces the protein MTEYTFFNRDLSWLSFNERVLMEAENEQVPLLERIRFLSIYSSNLDEFYRVRMPVLMAIDNFDDSTGLNNNYYKAQFLINQQQQRFGHLLANHLLPALKAKDIHWLYNEVIPESITDELSRIFFNEVLAYIRLFSVAKDEDGFFAENNRLYQAVILSDAAGIERLELITIPSDALPRLYTVNKEDQKYVVFLDDIIRNNLDYLFPAEEIKGVFNIKITRNAEMNLKEEIEDLDEDITIALEKELKKRDLGTATRFLCQPGIPLRHLYKIIYALNLANSSVVAGGYYHNMKDLSNFPLHEAELNYPKWPALPGLLLKKEETLFEQIFKKDLMVHVPYQNYDPILRFFNEAANDSFTEEIYVTLYRVADNSRIVNALMTAAKNGKKVAVMVELKARFDEANNIKWASRMKAAGVKIIYSNKELKVHAKVALVKRTVRNQSHYLGLLATGNLNESTARFYTDHILLTANQAMLAELKQLFGFLNKKKKKPQLEDAINFEHLLVAQFNLQQKFIALIDREISNAKKGLSCGIVIKMNNLEERVLISKLYEASAAGVKIQLIVRSVCCLIPGIEGQSENITVKRIVDRYLEHGRIFLFHNNGEKEVYMGSADWMNRNIYGRIEVCFPICDQELKMKLITILNLQLNDTVQAVELNAELQNNYCAGEVKIRSQHAIYNFLKETTTAHPIELNAS, from the coding sequence ATGACAGAATATACCTTTTTTAACCGTGATCTGAGCTGGTTAAGTTTTAATGAGCGTGTGCTGATGGAAGCCGAAAATGAGCAGGTCCCTTTATTGGAACGCATCAGGTTTCTGTCTATTTATTCTTCCAATCTGGATGAATTTTACCGCGTCAGGATGCCGGTTTTGATGGCTATTGATAATTTTGACGATAGTACCGGATTAAATAATAACTATTATAAAGCTCAGTTTTTAATCAATCAGCAGCAGCAAAGGTTCGGGCATTTACTGGCAAATCATCTTTTACCGGCCTTAAAAGCAAAAGATATCCACTGGTTATACAATGAAGTGATTCCTGAATCTATAACAGACGAATTATCCCGGATTTTCTTTAATGAGGTACTGGCTTACATCAGGTTGTTTTCAGTAGCGAAGGATGAAGATGGTTTCTTTGCTGAAAATAACAGGTTATACCAGGCGGTGATCCTGTCGGACGCGGCTGGTATAGAGCGTCTGGAGTTGATTACCATTCCTTCTGACGCGTTACCAAGATTGTATACTGTCAATAAAGAGGATCAGAAATATGTTGTTTTTCTGGATGATATTATCAGAAATAATCTGGACTATCTTTTTCCTGCCGAAGAGATCAAAGGGGTTTTTAATATTAAAATCACCAGAAATGCGGAGATGAATCTTAAAGAAGAAATCGAAGATCTGGATGAAGATATCACGATTGCGCTGGAAAAAGAGTTAAAGAAAAGGGATCTGGGTACAGCTACCCGGTTTTTATGTCAGCCCGGAATACCACTAAGACATCTTTACAAGATTATTTACGCACTTAATCTGGCCAATTCTTCGGTTGTAGCGGGTGGGTATTACCACAATATGAAAGATCTGAGTAATTTCCCACTCCATGAAGCAGAATTAAACTATCCGAAGTGGCCGGCATTGCCAGGTCTGCTGCTCAAAAAGGAAGAAACTCTTTTTGAGCAGATATTTAAAAAGGATCTGATGGTTCATGTGCCTTATCAGAACTATGATCCGATATTAAGATTTTTTAATGAAGCTGCAAATGATAGTTTCACAGAAGAAATTTATGTGACGCTTTACCGGGTTGCTGACAATTCCAGGATTGTGAATGCTTTAATGACGGCTGCAAAAAACGGGAAAAAGGTTGCTGTAATGGTGGAGCTGAAAGCCAGATTTGATGAAGCTAATAATATCAAATGGGCTTCCCGCATGAAAGCTGCGGGCGTAAAAATCATTTATAGCAACAAAGAACTGAAAGTACATGCAAAGGTAGCTCTGGTTAAAAGAACGGTCAGGAATCAAAGTCATTATCTCGGATTGCTGGCTACAGGAAACCTGAACGAATCAACAGCACGTTTTTATACGGATCATATTTTATTGACGGCTAACCAGGCCATGCTCGCAGAGCTGAAACAGCTATTTGGTTTCCTGAATAAGAAAAAGAAAAAACCACAGCTGGAAGACGCTATTAATTTTGAACATTTATTAGTGGCTCAATTCAATTTGCAGCAGAAATTTATAGCATTGATAGACCGTGAAATCAGCAATGCCAAAAAAGGACTGTCCTGTGGAATTGTGATCAAAATGAATAACCTGGAGGAGCGCGTCTTAATTTCCAAGCTTTATGAAGCTTCAGCTGCAGGAGTAAAAATACAATTGATTGTGCGCAGTGTCTGTTGTCTGATCCCGGGAATTGAAGGTCAAAGTGAAAATATTACGGTGAAACGTATCGTAGATCGTTACCTGGAACATGGCCGGATCTTTCTTTTCCATAACAACGGGGAGAAAGAGGTTTATATGGGATCGGCCGACTGGATGAACAGGAATATTTATGGAAGAATAGAAGTCTGTTTTCCTATCTGCGACCAGGAATTAAAAATGAAACTGATAACAATCTTAAATTTACAATTAAACGATACTGTTCAGGCGGTTGAACTTAACGCAGAGTTGCAAAATAATTATTGCGCTGGTGAAGTTAAAATCCGCTCTCAACATGCTATTTATAATTTTCTGAAAGAGACTACTACTGCACATCCCATTGAACTTAACGCATCATGA